The Ananas comosus cultivar F153 linkage group 4, ASM154086v1, whole genome shotgun sequence region CCAAGAAGCCAGGTTCGATCCTGTTGTTTGTGTTGTTTATTTCGCGAATTACCCACATGTATGTGGAGTTTAGGGTTCAGGAATTAGTAAGAATGATGATGAGTACTATGATTCAGAGTCCTTCTAATTGTGATATTATTTCATCGTTTATCTTTGGATATTAATGTTAATGTTAGTGTGCCCTCTGTGATTTCAGGAAAAACCCAACTCATCAACCATTTCCGAATAAACGATAGTTGGTACCTTGTTGATTTGCCTGGATATGGGTGAGCTTTAATTTTCATTTCCTCTTTTGCATATTTGTATGCTACACTTTTATGTAACTTATGATGAATTGAAATGCATGAACAAGTAGCCTCCGTTGGCCTGAAGCGGATCGTGCACGTTGAACCCTCCGACAACCTGAAGCAAACCCTCCGACAACCTAAAGCGGATCTTGCACTAGTTCGTCAACGCGCGAGCCCTCTGACAACCTGAAGCAAACCCTCTACTCTGCAGCCCTCTCTCATCAGTTCTAGAACTCTGCAGCCCATTGCCCCTTTAGCCCTCTGTGAGCCGCGCCTAGTCTCTCTCTGTAAGCAACGCCTGCCCAACCATTATTATTGGATATTTTTGCTTAAAATCCATGATTTTCTTGAATATAGAGTGCTTACAAGAATCCTTAGGTAAATCTTTCTTAATTGTGTAGATTCTTTCAACAACTGAGGATCTTTCTTAATTGCTTGcttatctcacactttctatctatatatgtttagaaagtgatgcaattttaatttatgatttcAAAGAAtatggatttaaattttaatttatgcaattttaattttttaatatctaatTGCTATATAGATAAAATGGGGTTAAGTATCTCAAGGCACCAACATTTGCACTTGTTGCGCCCCACacatttttgaagaaaaagcgGATCTTATGTTCTCTTGAAGGTGTAACCTGAGATTTCCCAAGCTTCATGGAGGTTAGGATATTCTCCCGTACCTACTGTTTTGGCATTTTTATTTGCATAGAAGTAATGATATCACTCTTGTGTAATTTCAATCTTTGAAATAACTCTGTATTGTATTTAAGTCACTTTCAACGGTGTTTGTGTTACAATAATAACTTCCCGACCAAGTTACAAAGAATTTCTTAACTAACCTTTAATTCAGCTACAACAAGATCCCAACAAGCAAAAGAGGAAGGTAAGATCACTTCCAGCCCACCAGAATCTCAGCTACATGAGGTAATCAAGAGAAGTTCCATCGAAACCAAAAACTAGCTAAATTTCATCTCAATCCCCAATATTACCTCAATTTGCCTCCCACTAACTTTGAATCCAGCTGAAACCAAAGTCCTACAAGTTCCTCAGCTCCAGAGTAAGTAGAAGAACTCAAAGAAATCCCCACTCCAAATACAGATGATGCTGGAATAGAAATTAGAATCAAAATTCTAACGAAaccgaccaaaaatccaattTCCCCACAAATCCTCTAAATCACATCAACCTACCTCTAATCCAGCAGCAAGAAATCAATCCCCAAGCTCTTCTCCATCATCTACGGCTCGAGCAAGCTCCAATTGAGCAATGCAAAGGTAGAAATTAGGTCAATTTGGCCTCCAATTAAGCTGCTATAGATTTGCTGTAATCACTCCTGCTGGCTTGTTATTGCTTATAGGCTGCGTAGGGAGGAAAACAACAAGGTGCGCTAAGAGGAAAAATGCAAGGAGcgagagaggagaaggagaagaaaactTGCTAATAGTTGACACAATGTTGCTGCTGCTGATATCCTGCGCTGGGAGTAAGGCACCagggaataagaaaaagaagtgtgaaagaaagaaaaggaaatggaGTAGTTCTCAGCCAACCACTACAGTCCAAACTTTCCTATTTAGGGTGGTTGGCACTTGCATAAAATGTGCCTTAAGCACAACTTAATAAAAACTTACCTATACATCAGCTATTCTTGTAACTAAGGTgtaatttaaaaagtataaatttaactgGCGTGAAAACATAACTAGTCGACAATCTGAGCATTGGGGATTCATTAGTCAAAATTTGAGCATTTCACGTTTTGGCCAGAATTGGATTACCCTCCATACTGTTTAGGGGACTTTTAATTACTTATTCATCATGTTTGAACAGTGTACTATGCTATTATacattgtataattttattttagtttttatcttAAGgacctatcttttaaaaatataagttgCCTACTATTTGCATgacttacttttatattatttttcattgttTCTTTTGTAGGTAGTTCATGGTGATTTTTGGAACAAGAAAAGACGATGAATTGCAagctctcttttttgtttttaagctAACCTTTTTCGGAAACATGGTGATAGTTGTTGATTTCAGTACTTTATTTTAATGTTGACTATATATGTAATGGTGTGATGAAAACTATGTTGTGATGGAAACTATATCTACTAGATGAATGTTTTGgagaaaaatatgaatattatggaTGCTAAGTACTTTTATTGTTAATGAAGTTTTATTACATGTTTANTTtaggtttaaattaaaatttaaaattatatatttaatttttaaattttaactcatattttaattaaaaaattaaaaaaataaatttaatccgaataaatatccattccgtccggattcaactttcaatccggcctcctaggccggattgaaaaagaggtgattgggggattccattccactcgggaatcggaatcggaatggaattcccgcgtaccaaacacccacaaatggATTTacccattccaattccgattccagggtgaaaaaaaagcgaaccaaacacgcccatagaTTCCACTTCCTTCATTGGCTACGTGGAAACATGTTGTCCCGACACCAGCATTTCGTGCCGAAttctcttttttcccttttttttttcgttagttTCAACGGAAAacaattttttctcatttttctcaCAACCAGATAGATTTACCTCGAAATTTAGTTATCCAATTTTATTTTGTGCCCTTGATTCGCCGATAGTTTCGCAGTGCggcaaattttgaaaaataatttatacgcgaagaaaaaaaaggggatatCTATGGTGAAAGCGAAGGACTCGGGGTACGGAACGAATCCAATATTAAAGAAATCCGTTAAAACACGTCTTTCTTCCTTTTGTTATAGAGGCTGTACATCGTATTGTACTTCCAAAAGTATTGTacactatttttcaaaataaagtttcTCTATTCCTTTGCCCGTAGTTTTTTTCTCAGTAAAAAGTTTTCACGTaaatccctctttttttttcttttaatgtttTGTGATTTGTCTATTTTGTAATCCCCGccattttttattcctatttgtGTGCTAGTCGTAATACAACCAAATAAGGAGAAAGTTGTTTTTGGAGTTGAAAATAAGTTTGCTACTTTACATTCAACTAAATagcccataatttttttttttttttgagaaaagttaACATGCTAAgcatccgcttcgtttatttgttaaaaaaataaacttagctgaaaatgtaaattaactagaattcaaacttgggatctcAAGTATCAACGATCAAACTCTTTATCATttgcgttagggacggtcggtctaaATAGCCCATAGGTCAAAcgcaattctttttttttttttttgagagataggtagcacgctacctgcttcgtttatttcatttagaaataaacttcgctggaaatgtgaatcaactagaattcgaacttgggtctcgagtaccaactaccaagtcctttaccacttgctctagggacggtcggtcgcAATTCTTCATTGATGCACCTTATTAATGCAATAGTAAAAAGTCAATCACTAGAGAAAACCACAACAAGAAAAGGCGCAATTTTAGCCAACCACtcattttatttacttaaataCTTATTATACTCGCACACATGCATGTACGTATATGAAGCAAAATATCCCTGCACTGCGTACCTTACAATTACACTTCACATACTAGATTAAGCACGTCCAAAGCAAAAGGAGATAGTTCTTTGTCACAAAGGCAAACATATATAAACACACCACACCTGATATTGATAGAGTACTTCACTTGCTTGATAGTCCAGTTGCTACGTACGCTTAACATATAGTCAGCAACAATCCATAGTGATCACTAGGAGGATATGCCTCCGTCCCGATCAGTTCGATGTCGATCAAGCTAAAGTCGCTTAGTTTGCACACGAATCGATCCAACCTTTCCTGCAGTGTTCTTCGGTCCTTCAGATGTTCGTTCGACTTCGTATCATACGTATATCCGTCGTCACTACCTTTAAGATAAGTCCAAGCATCGACCCAGCCTTCGCGGAGAGGGAACGGGCCATCTTTCTTCTCGGTCCAGTTCATGTCGCCGCCGAAAACAGCATTCGATGAATTGTCGAGGGTGTCCATAACTGCCTTTGCCTGTGTTTTACGTATCTCCCTGTTTATTTCCGCCGGAGAGTTGTGGCACTTCAGGTGTCCATTAGCAACAAGTAGTCTCCGGCCAGAGCCAGCATCCAGCTTGCATATAGGGATTTCCCTTCCTATCGTGCTTATGTAGCTTTTAGATTCAATAGGCAACTTGCTCAACTAACAATTCAAAAAGAATCGACGATTAATCAAAgtgtaattataaaaaatataaaagactAATTAGGTCTCAGTTTTTGGtattgcttcaatttttcttgcTCTTTAGGACTCGTATTCTATATGATTGGATGGTGCATGTACATACGTGGAATTTGATTGGCAATAAATAGACAAAATTAAGCTTATTAGGAATATAGAtggttatttgttttttttttttttttcagctaaAAGATATTTCTACATCTAAGGGACACGTGGAACGGTaaccaaaaataacaaaaatatagaTAGTTATTTGTATGCATGTTCAATCATGTAGGATTTGATATAGAAAAGGAATGACAATggtacaaaattaaaaatacctAAATAATAATCTTCAATAATAAAGTTTAATGTTAAAAGGATTATCTTATTGTGCTGAATTCTAGATGCGaacaatttcttaaaaaaaaaagacttggaGAATGGAATTTAtcattaattaacttaattactTCACAGAACCATGGAATTAATCTTAGATATTCTCAGCTTCTATCTATTCATGAAGGCGACAAGTGATGACAAATTGAAGTTAATAAATTAGTACCTACGAGTTTCTTTTGCAAGGAATAACAAGAATTGAGCACTATACCTTTTCCAATGACAACATGCATGAGATTGTAAACTGATTAATGATAACAAGAACAAAAAGATTATCCTTCATGGCCTTTCTATCGTTAGGAATTGAGGAAACACAAAAACAAATTAAGATGTACGTAATGCCAAATAATGTCTAAATGTTTTAATTGCTAGCTTTATCGATTCCGAGGGagaaccaaaaacaaaaaaaagaagaagacatGCTCACCACCAAAGTCCCATCAAAAACTTGGTTTGGTCTTAAATGATTCTTACCAAGATCATAGTTAACTTTGTGCCATTCTTACTAAGATCATAGTTAAGTTCGTACCACTATGAGAAAATCTCCTCCAGTTGCTTCCTCCGATGAATCCCAGCATTCGTAGTATTTCCACCAGTtaaatctttgaaaattttgataaatattaGGAGTAACTTCCTGCAAGGCAAAGCATAGATAGTGTatgtgaaattaaattttttctagaataattttgcaaatatcAACAACGCCTGATATATCATCATGAGCAATgcatgtaatatactgaatttcAGTGCAATATACCGAATTTAGGCCAAATTGATGAAGTGTCggtgaaaataatatataatactctTTTAAAGGAATTAGAGAGGTGACCAGATGTATTAAAAGTGATTGGAAGTGAATTAGATCAAAAACGGAACTTCAAGAACTAAATATCGAAAACTGGCCAAAACTTCAAAGTATATATGGAAAAGGACTAGGGCACGTTGGAAGAGCTTCTTCAACGTTGACTTTGGCCTCTCCAGTTGTCTTTGTCGGGGCTAGGAGAAAGTGAGATAAATTCTCCCATATTGATGAAATTTTAGGGACTTTTTAAATAAGGGTTTTTGATAGTTCTCACTTGGTTAAACCTCCCTTTTACGTGTTGATTACAAGCCTCAACAATAACAATCTATCTTACAAAGAGGATTAGGACCCGTTTGGCCTatcttctgaaaaagtgatttatgaaaaagtgattttagtttagaaaagtgattttggttaaaatctGTAGAGCATTTGGCTAAATTTAGATAAAAgcgatttttctgaagtgattttaaaaaactgtttggcaaaatttttgtaatgtttgcataaattaacatttttattaaattttatgctaaaataatttaaaatctaaatttaaattaaaattaaaattaaaatttttaaattaaaaaattttacaaaatttaagatttgatattttaatttaaaaaataatttaaaatttaaaatttaaaattNATCATTAACGACGGGAAGAGTGGTCGTTGTTATATTATCTTCTTCTACTtgtgaaatatttttaacaacgAAAAAACTTTGGTCGTTATTAACACTATCAATAGGATAATTGTAGTTTTTGTAATCTCAATTACGATGGTAAAATTGGTCGTTATTGTAAAATGAAGTGGTTACTAATGTAACTAAATAACGATGACAAAAATTATGGTCGTGAGTAATCTATAACGACTAGTGATTCATTTTGGTCA contains the following coding sequences:
- the LOC109708424 gene encoding uncharacterized protein LOC109708424, encoding MGNSESSSQLPAGADGRRGAVRRDNSEEENDATLSTSIEKAVKVGAKVAGTALVAWGAWNLATSSRSTERPEDDRPGSAVGAANTLLEGACQAAGRISRGGRGLIPNKDYFFYQPEINYQKFMTYNVWKQEVTDRFGRVWPERIEAIGRLLEEHDPDVIFFQEVTPNIYQNFQRFNWWKYYECWDSSEEATGGDFLIVLSKLPIESKSYISTIGREIPICKLDAGSGRRLLVANGHLKCHNSPAEINREIRKTQAKAVMDTLDNSSNAVFGGDMNWTEKKDGPFPLREGWVDAWTYLKGSDDGYTYDTKSNEHLKDRRTLQERLDRFVCKLSDFSLIDIELIGTEAYPPSDHYGLLLTIC